The Thermonema lapsum sequence GAAGGAGGTCATGCCAATGACATTCGACACGCCAAAAGAAGCGGCACTGGCAGCAGGCGTCAATAAAACATACTGCCCTCTCTTTAATATGTAGGCAGAAGTAGTTATCACTTTTCCATTGAGTGAGTAGTTTTGCAAATTTATGTTCTTATTGCTGCGGTTATACAGCTCTACATATTCGGCATTGGGCAAGCCGACTACGGGCGTGGGGTCTGCCATGATTTCGTTGATTACGATGTCGCCGGGGGCTGCCGTACTCAAGGCTATGTATTCAAAGGAGCGCACCACAGGCGTGGTAATGGTGTTGTTCAACAGGTCTTGTACGCCCGATATAGTGATTTGATACTGCTGCCCGTCTTGAAAGCTGTTAGTAAAAGAAAGGGTTAGCTTGTTGGGCATGGCGTTGTTAAGGGTAGCGGTCGCTGGTGTGCCTATGCCGTTGTTTATGCTGTAATTGTTTACATTTTCTGCCGAAGTTTGCTCCATAGCTTCATCGAAAATCACTTCTAAGGTATTGTCATTCGGCGTATTTATCTGTGTTACTTGCGGCGGCTGATTGTCCACATATACATGAAAATCGTCGAAATAATACAAAGTGGCGCGACTCGCAGTGCTATAATTACAATACACGCCAAAGTAAGCTGTTGAGCTGTAGGTATTGTCCAGCACCTCCCCTTCTTTCTGGTAGGCAAAGCCACCCGTTGGGTCTGCCCAAATGGTCCACTTACCAGAATTGTTGCGTGTTACTTTAATACGTACCTTGACGTTGCTACTGAAGGCAGTACTGCCGCTCAGTATTTCAGTGGTGTTTGTTCCACTTTGGCGGTACAGTTTAATGTAATCGTCTCCAGTTTGCCCTATCTGAATGAAGTAACCATTCAGGGCGCCCTCTAAATTGGCTTGGTTGCTTGCCAAATAAATACGCACGAAGTTCGTCGCTGAGGGGGCGAACTTTAAGTCTATTAGAAAGGACCAAACCGTATTGTCCATGACAGAAGAGGGGGTACTTAGGTGCAAAATATCGCTACTTGCGGTGCCTGCGCTACGCAGCTGCCCGTTATCTACTACAAAAAGAGTAACATCACCGGTCCATGTAGGGTTGTTTGTGAAGTCCCCATCTGAGAAGTCGTCTTGAAACTGTGCCTTGATATGAGAAAAGCACAAGAATGTAAGAACAACAGAAAGCAAGGTTTTTCCCAGAAAGTTCATAGCGCTGCAATTATCAACATTTAAATTTACACACTTTTCAATAGATTGTAAAATCTCGATGCTGGGAACAGCTATTTCTTGAAGCAGTGGAAAAATTTACTGATTCCCCTATTATTTGGCATCCGACTGGATGGCTATTTTATTTTTTTACGACGACATGCCCAATGTGCTGTTGGAAGCAGCAATGCCGCGAGGTCCTGCTATAGGCAGCCGGGTAGTTGTGGGATTTGTGAAAGTACCGCAGCACCGGCTTGCTTTTTGAAGCCATCGACCAATCTCTTTGAGCATTTGCATATGCTCTTGTAGATGCCTTCTGAGCAGCGCGAAGCCATCGGGCAAGCTGCTTTCGACATTGTGCAAACAGGCTTCAAAACACAGCACGAGAGGCGGCACGGTATGCAAAGGTTTTCAATACTGCTTATCTGGCAAATCGACAGTGCAATAAAAAAGCGGGACTGCCTTTCAGAGGGCAGTCCCGCGACTATTGATTAAGCATGATTCTCTTTAAACATCTAATTTTTTCAAGCTTTCAGGCGTCAACGGCTTGTTCAGATATTTTTTCACCGACTTGTAGCGCTTAGAGCGGCTTACGTCTTGGGGGTTAATAGACGAGGTGAGCATCACTATTTTGCAATGCTCTTTTGTTTTTTCGGAGAGCCCCTCAAACTCATCCAAAAACTGAAAACCATCCATCAAGGGCATATCTATGTCAAGGAAAATAAGCTCAGGCAGAACGGCATCGCCAGCAATGTCGGCAACTTTCTCCATGTTGCGCAAAAATTCAATGGCGCTTTTGCCACCGGTGTGCGTAAAGATGCGCTCACAGATACCTGCCGACTCTATTATCTTTTGATTGATGAGATTGTCTATCTCATTATCATCAATAAGCATGATGGTTTTATATTTCTTTTCTACAACTTCTGCCATAGTTTATTGCTTTCTAAGAATTGAACGTTCAAGGGACAATTTAAAAAATATGAAACACTAAAAAAACTACACGTTATTTTTATATTCATTTTTCACTGCTACACATCAAATTTAATACCTTGCGCCAATGGCAGAGCTGTGCCGTAGTTGATGGTATTGGTTTGGCGGCGCATGTAGAACTTCCATGCATCGGAGCCAGACTCACGCCCGCCACCAGTTTCTTTTTCACCGCCGAAGGCTCCTCCTATTTCAGCCCCCGACGTTCCGATATTCACATTGGCAATACCGCAATCGGAACCGGCTGCCGACAGGAACAATTCTGCTTCGCGAAGGTTTTGGGTGAAGATAGCAGACGAAAGCCCCTGCTTCACACTGTTTTGTATTTCGATGGCTTCTTCTACCTCGCCTTTGTATCGGATGAGGTAAAGAATGGGTGCAAAGGTTTCTTCCTGCACAGTGGCAAAGTGGTTTTCTGCCTCCACAATGGCAGGTTTCACGTAGTGCCCGTTGCCGTAGGCTTCGCCTTTGAGCACCTCGCCGCCGTAAATAAGCTTTCCCCCCTCTTTTTGTACGCTTTCAAGCGCTTTCACGAAAGTATCTACAGCTTGCTTGTCGATAAGGGGACCTACCAAAACGGAGGGGTCTAAGGGGTTGCCTATAGGCAAACGTTCGTAAATTTCTATCAATCGTTCTTTCACTTCCTCATATACCGAATCGTGTACAATCAAGCGGCGGGTAGTAGTACAACGTTGCCCACAGGTGCCCACAGCGCCAAAGACAGTAGCACGCACCGCCATCTCTATATTGGCATTGGGGGTAATGATGATAGCATTGTTACCGCCCAGCTCCAACAAGGATTTGCCCAAGCGTGCAGCTACAACCTGTGCCACTTGTTTGCCCATACGAGTAGAGCCTGTCGCTGAAATCAATGGAATACGCGGGTCTTCTGCCATCCATTTGCCTACTTCGGCATCGCCAATTACAAGGTTGAAAATACCTTCTGGCAGATTGTTTTCTTTCAATACTTCCGATACAATGTGCTGGCAAGCAATAGCTGTCAGAGGCGTTTTTTCTGAAGGCTTCCAGATACACACATCGCCGCAAACGGCAGCTATCATGGCGTTCCACGACCACACGGCTACGGGGAAGTTGAATGCTGAGATGATGCCCACCAATCCCAAGGGATGATATTGCTCGTACATGCGGTGGTCGGGGCGCTCAGAGTGCATGGTAAAGCCATAGAGCTGCCGCGACAAACCAGTGGCAAAGTCGCAAATATCAATCATCTCTTGCACTTCGCCCAAGCCTTCCTGGTATATCTTGCCCATCTCAAAGGTAACGAGCTTGCCAAGAGCATCTTTGTAGAAGCGCAAGCGCTCGCCTATTTGGCGCACGATTTCACCGCGCTTAGGTGCCGGCACTTTACGCCACACTTTGAATGCCTCTTGCGCTTTGCGAATCACCTCTTCGTAGTCTTCTCGCGTGGCTGTTTGTACGGTAGCTATGTATTCTCCGTTGATTGGCGTATATACCTTAATTTCTTTTTTGCCCTCTTGGATTTTTCCCCACTGCTGCCCGGTGCTGTAAGCGGGGTTTAAAGGGCGAATCCCCAACTGCTTCAATATCGATTCCATCTCTTGGGTCAGAGGTGCTGTTATATTCATGGTCTTGTGTTTTTTTAAGTAGTCTTTGAACGATATGAATGATAGCAAAAGTACAAAAAACTTACAATTTCAACCTTTTAAAGTTCAAGTAGATTGGTGTAAAAAATGCCAATCTGCTTCATTGAAGCATTCGCTACAAAAATGTTATTTTTGAGTGGAGTATCAAATCAACTTATATAGAACCGTTATGCTAAACCGCCTTCCTCCCATCACCATGGCGCTGCTGATAAGCAACGTGCTTATGTTTTTTGTGTATCAATACACCCCTTTGGGTAATAGCAGACTGTTGGAGTTGTATGCTTTTCAATCGCCTCTGTTCCGTCCCCATCAGTTGTTTACTTACATGTTTCTGCATGCCAATTTCTGGCATTTATTTAGCAACATGTTCGGTTTATATGTGTTTGGGGCTTTGCTTGAACATGTTTTGGGCGACAAACGCTATTTGATTCTTTATCTGGTTTGTGGCATAGGGGCAGGCGTGGCACAAAACGCTGTGCGCTATTGGGAATACCGCAAGCTGCAAAATGATAAAATTGCCTTTTTAAGCGAACCAACGCCTAATCAGTTTCGTGCCTACATAAAAGAGCATGTAGGCGACGAAGAAGACCTCAACCCCGCTTTTGTTGAGTTCATGGAAGAATATGAGCGTAACGCTCAAAATAGCAACTACATAGCCACCGCTAAACAATACGTAAGCCGCATTGCCCAGCAGCAGGTAGATATACCAACGGTCGGAGCATCGGGGGCTATTTTTGGCATCATCATGGCTTTTGCATTGCTTTTTCCCAACTTGCGCATGATGCTGCTGATTCCGCCCATCCCTATCAAAGCCAAATACTTGGCACTACTGTATGCAGGCTTTGAGCTTTACTCACTCATTCAGCAAAACCCAAACGACAATGTAGCGCATTTTGCTCACCTCAGTGGGATGATTTTTGCTTATATACTTGTTAAATACTGGCGTGTGCCACAGTACCATTGAGCAACTTTTCGACTTACTTTTTGTTTAGATAAAAAAGCTACGCTTATGTTTCGCAGTGCAGGCAACTCTTTAAACACCTCCGACGCATTGATAAGACTTATTCTTATCAATGTTGGGGTATTTCTTTTATTGAAAACGGCTTATGTGTTTTTGTGGGCTGCGCAAAGCACCCATATTTATCGTTGGTTGGTTCTGCATCTTACGATGCCTGCCGAAGGCAAGCTGCTTTTGCAGCGCCCCTACACCCTTATCACTTACTTCTTCACACACGAGAGCTTCTGGCATATCCTCTTCAATATGCTCTTCTTATACTGGTTTGGGCGTATTCTGCAAGAGTTTTTGGGGAATCAGCGCTTGGTGGCACTGTACATACTTGGTGGCTTAGCCGGTGGGCTTCTGTATTTCTTTCTTTATAATGTGTTGCCTCCGCTTCAATTTATTCGCCCTGTGACCATGCTTTTGGGCGCCTCGGCAAGTGTATATGCTATTGTGGTGGGGGCTGCCACCCTGCGCCCATCTTATACGGTGCATCTGCTGCTGTTTGGACCAGTACAAATACGATGGATTGCGATTTTCTTCGTTTTGTTGTCGTTTATAGAAATAGGCAGCGCCAATACAGGCGGCAACTTCGCACATCTGGGAGGCAGCTTTATGGGGTATCTCTATATAAAGATGCTGCAGAGAGGTACCGACTTGGGGGGATGGATAAATTTTATTCTGGATAAAATTGGCGGTTTATTTCACCCCAAACCACGTCTGAAAGTACATCACCCCCCCTTGGAAAAAGTGCGTACCCATAATGCTATCCGTAGAAGCACCAACAAAAGCCAAGAAGCGAGCAGCAGCCTGCAAGACGAAATAGACCGTATTTTAGACAAAATAAGTGAACAAGGCTATGAAAGCCTTACTCCGGAAGAAAAGCAAAAACTGTGGGATGCCAGTCGCAACCTGTAATATTCAGGCTTTCACAACCCACAGAGGCAGCTTTGCCATATAAATCAAGTCTTCTATTTTGCTGTGGTAAAACAAAGACTTCCAGAAAGAACGGCGATAATAAGACAAAGCCAACAACGCATGCTCATAGGGCTGCATGTAGTTGAGCATGGCAGATACGACGTCATCATGGCATAGGTGCTCAAAAATCACCCGTTCATCTCCTAACCGTTCTTTTACAAAGCTCTGGAAGCCACGGAAAAGCAGTTGTTTTTCAAAATCATCTTTTTCATCCACATGCAACACATGCATCTGCGCTTGATGTATTTGCGCCAGTTGGGCTAAATCACACACAATATTCACATCTTTCGGGCGGTAGGCAGTAGCATAGAATATGTGTTCGGGGCGTTGAATAGAAACGCCCTCGGGGATAGCCAAAAAAGAACACTCTGCCAGTTCCATCAATTCGGCGGCGGTACTGCCCAAAAGGCGATTTTCAAGGCTGCGGTTGCCTTGGGTGCCTGTTACTATGCATTGTGCTTGCGTGGCTTCGGCTGCCTCTAAGATACTTTCGGTTATTTTACCGGGTATTACCAAAGCGCGTGTCTTTATGGAAGCTGCTATATTCACCCGCCGACACAACTCCTCTATAGCCTTATGACCTTTTTCTTCTTCTATACGAAAGCGTTCTGCCAAGCGCAGGGCAAAATCGTAAGGTGGCTCAAATACGTGCACGATTGCCACCTCTTGTAGTGAATGCCCAAAAAGCTTCAGCGCAAAGCGAAGGGCGCATTCTGAGTGAGCAGAGAAGTCGGTAGCAAATAAAATGCGTTCTATGTTCATAGTTTTAGGGGGTTATGAATACGTACGGGGATACCTGCTTCGTACAGATATTTTTTCAATGCCGGAATACTTATTTCTCCAAAATGGAAAACACTCGCTGCCAAAGCTGCATCTGCTTTTGCCTGTTGGAATACCTCCAGAAAATGCTCCTGATTACCTGCTCCACCGGAAGCAATTACAGGAATTTTCACGGCTTCGGCAATGAGCTTGGTCACTCGCAAATCGAAGCCCTCTTTGGTGCCATCGGCATCCATGGAAGTCAGCAGTATTTCTCCTGCCCCCAAAGCTTCTACTTGTTTTGCCCATTCGAGTGTAAGCAGCTCTGTTGCCTTACGCCCTCCGTGTGTATGCACCATATCTTTGCCCCCCACTTGACGCGTATCGATAGCCACTACTACACACTGCGAACCAAATTCCTTGGCTAAATCACTGATAAGGCGAGGGTTTTTGACTGCTGCTGAATTGATAGATACTTTATCGGCACCGGCATGCAATAGCGCCGACACGTCTTCCACACTAGCAATGCCCCCACCCACAGTAAAAGGAATATTGATTTGTGCAGCCACACGACGCACCAACTCTACCAGAGTCTTTCGTTTTTCTACAGTAGCAGTAATATCGAGAAAAACCAGCTCATCGGCGCCCTGTTCTGCGTAGGCTTTTGCCAACTGCACGGGGTCTCCGGCATCGCGCAAACTTACAAAGTTTACACCTTTTACCGTGCGTCCGTCTTTAATATCCAAGCAGGGAATGATTCGTTTAGTAAGCATCGTTCTTGATGAGTTTAGCGAGGTCCGACAACTGAATATAACCTTCATAAATGGCTTTGCCAACAATGACACCATACAAGCCAGTGGCTTGTAACTGTTGCAGGTCGCTTAGTGAAGCTACTCCTCCGCTTGCGATGAAACATATATCAGGGCAAGCCTCCTGCAAATGGCGGTAGAAGTCAACATTCACCCCCTGCAAACTACCATCGCGGCTAATATCGGTACATATGGCATAACGGGCTCCGTTTTGTGCATAGAAGTTGAGAAATTCCACAGCAGGGCGGTTGCTCACCTCCTGCCATGCATTTACGGCTATATTTCCA is a genomic window containing:
- a CDS encoding response regulator — encoded protein: MAEVVEKKYKTIMLIDDNEIDNLINQKIIESAGICERIFTHTGGKSAIEFLRNMEKVADIAGDAVLPELIFLDIDMPLMDGFQFLDEFEGLSEKTKEHCKIVMLTSSINPQDVSRSKRYKSVKKYLNKPLTPESLKKLDV
- the amaB gene encoding L-piperidine-6-carboxylate dehydrogenase — its product is MNITAPLTQEMESILKQLGIRPLNPAYSTGQQWGKIQEGKKEIKVYTPINGEYIATVQTATREDYEEVIRKAQEAFKVWRKVPAPKRGEIVRQIGERLRFYKDALGKLVTFEMGKIYQEGLGEVQEMIDICDFATGLSRQLYGFTMHSERPDHRMYEQYHPLGLVGIISAFNFPVAVWSWNAMIAAVCGDVCIWKPSEKTPLTAIACQHIVSEVLKENNLPEGIFNLVIGDAEVGKWMAEDPRIPLISATGSTRMGKQVAQVVAARLGKSLLELGGNNAIIITPNANIEMAVRATVFGAVGTCGQRCTTTRRLIVHDSVYEEVKERLIEIYERLPIGNPLDPSVLVGPLIDKQAVDTFVKALESVQKEGGKLIYGGEVLKGEAYGNGHYVKPAIVEAENHFATVQEETFAPILYLIRYKGEVEEAIEIQNSVKQGLSSAIFTQNLREAELFLSAAGSDCGIANVNIGTSGAEIGGAFGGEKETGGGRESGSDAWKFYMRRQTNTINYGTALPLAQGIKFDV
- a CDS encoding rhomboid family intramembrane serine protease, which encodes MLNRLPPITMALLISNVLMFFVYQYTPLGNSRLLELYAFQSPLFRPHQLFTYMFLHANFWHLFSNMFGLYVFGALLEHVLGDKRYLILYLVCGIGAGVAQNAVRYWEYRKLQNDKIAFLSEPTPNQFRAYIKEHVGDEEDLNPAFVEFMEEYERNAQNSNYIATAKQYVSRIAQQQVDIPTVGASGAIFGIIMAFALLFPNLRMMLLIPPIPIKAKYLALLYAGFELYSLIQQNPNDNVAHFAHLSGMIFAYILVKYWRVPQYH
- a CDS encoding rhomboid family intramembrane serine protease; translated protein: MFRSAGNSLNTSDALIRLILINVGVFLLLKTAYVFLWAAQSTHIYRWLVLHLTMPAEGKLLLQRPYTLITYFFTHESFWHILFNMLFLYWFGRILQEFLGNQRLVALYILGGLAGGLLYFFLYNVLPPLQFIRPVTMLLGASASVYAIVVGAATLRPSYTVHLLLFGPVQIRWIAIFFVLLSFIEIGSANTGGNFAHLGGSFMGYLYIKMLQRGTDLGGWINFILDKIGGLFHPKPRLKVHHPPLEKVRTHNAIRRSTNKSQEASSSLQDEIDRILDKISEQGYESLTPEEKQKLWDASRNL
- a CDS encoding universal stress protein, which gives rise to MNIERILFATDFSAHSECALRFALKLFGHSLQEVAIVHVFEPPYDFALRLAERFRIEEEKGHKAIEELCRRVNIAASIKTRALVIPGKITESILEAAEATQAQCIVTGTQGNRSLENRLLGSTAAELMELAECSFLAIPEGVSIQRPEHIFYATAYRPKDVNIVCDLAQLAQIHQAQMHVLHVDEKDDFEKQLLFRGFQSFVKERLGDERVIFEHLCHDDVVSAMLNYMQPYEHALLALSYYRRSFWKSLFYHSKIEDLIYMAKLPLWVVKA
- the hisF gene encoding imidazole glycerol phosphate synthase subunit HisF, with product MLTKRIIPCLDIKDGRTVKGVNFVSLRDAGDPVQLAKAYAEQGADELVFLDITATVEKRKTLVELVRRVAAQINIPFTVGGGIASVEDVSALLHAGADKVSINSAAVKNPRLISDLAKEFGSQCVVVAIDTRQVGGKDMVHTHGGRKATELLTLEWAKQVEALGAGEILLTSMDADGTKEGFDLRVTKLIAEAVKIPVIASGGAGNQEHFLEVFQQAKADAALAASVFHFGEISIPALKKYLYEAGIPVRIHNPLKL